Genomic DNA from Kluyveromyces lactis strain NRRL Y-1140 chromosome C complete sequence:
AACAAGGGGACCCCAGCAAGGCCAAAGACTTCAAAGAGTGCTACAATTTTGGTTCTATAAATTTCAGCAATGGTACTTACAACGGCCAATCGCGGTCTACTTCTGAAAATTGTATGCAGCATGGTGAAGTTCCCCCATTGTTTACTTATCACAATGACTTAATTGTTGACAGcatcaagaaattccaTGAGCTGGCCAGGAATATCATGGGATTATTCACGGTAGCCCTTGGAATCATccaagaagatttctttgtatcCAGGTTCAGTGACGATAAGAAGAACGGATGTGTCATGAGGTTGTTGCACTATCCCCTTTTCAGGGATGATGGCGTTGATGGCAGCTCTGGGATTGACCCGACGCTAAGAATTGGACCTCATTCGGATTACGGCGCATTGACACTCTTGCTTCAAAAGGAAGGAGAGCAAGGGCTGGAAGTGCAATTGGACCCGGGCTGTGACCAGTGGACAAAGGTTCCGTTTTTGACTTCCAGATACGAAGGTTCGGCTCCTCCAATTGTCGTTAACTTCGGTGACATGTTGAGCTTTTGGACAAAAGGCGTTATTAGGAGCACGAAACACAGAGTGAAAATTGACCCTGGTGAAACGAGATCCAGTGACAGATACTCCATTGTGTTTTTTACCCATCCTGACGCAGACACTACCCTAGATCCCGTTCCAAGTAGAGTCATCGAGAGTAACTCTAATGGCATTGGGGCACCTCCGGTGACGGCTTACGAGTATTTGTCTGCTCACCTCTCCCGCGTGATCAACTCAATTCCCAGTCATGACGGCATGGTATAGGCTGCGTCACATTCTATgacttctttcattttgttttacagttttttttacaggttttttttttgagattattaattttcaattttctaCTGTAGGCAGACAGAGTGAAGAATTTCTAACTTGATTAACTGCTATTGAGCAGGTCAGCCACTAACTTCAAACCCTGACATGTACCCTCAAATAGTTTTATATACTCCCAATACTTACCGTACCTAGTAATGAGGCTACTGAATAACGCTATACTCCGAAGGAGATACGTCGGAACATTCGCTGATGAGTTATAAGGTATATCACTCTCTCCTATTGGAACACTCTGATAATAAAAAGTCatttattttgatgaaaaaagaagagtgaatttgaatctttggatctAGAACTTGACAACACGACTGCATAAATGACCAGCATGAGGGCCGGTGGTGAGGAAGGCCTTTCACATGTTTCCCTCTGCAACTGGTATTTGTGCACCTGTAAATTATCAACCGGTCGAGAGAGACGAAGTCTGCCACAGAGACAACAGCACACTCTCGAAGTTCGAACGTCTCAGTAATTGCAATctattggaaaaaaataccaGTATTGATGTCTGCAGATATTCTGCTGGgtcatctcatcttttatgacaaattttgactctatctcttttgattctaCTCGTGTTGGtatgtattttcttcttttttcttaacCTGGAAACATATAAATACACCTCTAAAGAATCTGACGTTGCACACCAACTGACGGGGTACTTCACGATCAGTTTTTATCTTTACAACCTCGGACAACTTGAATGAGTGCAACTCTTCAGAGCATCATGTCCGAGAATAATACTACCTTCAGAGAGAAAGGAGAGGCCGCTACCAGCTTGGAAACttcaaacatttcttcagcaggagaattgaaagatccTGGCAGACTCGAAAAGGAGCAAACTATTTATGAATTTGAGACTGTgccagaagatgaggatgatagctacaacaaaataaaagttCCAGATGGAGGCTATGGCTGGGTGGTGGTTTTCTCATCCTTCTTGTTAAACTTCTGCACCTCTGGTGCGTCATATGGTTACGGTGTTTACTTGTCATATTACATGGATAGTGGAAAATACGAAACTGGAGGTAAACTCGACTATGCTGCCATTGGGGGATTGAGCTTTGGTGTTGGGGTTCTTTTTTCTCCCTTGTACAACTATATATTGATAAACACTTCACCAAGGAAGCTCATTTCGCTTGGAATCGTCATTCAGAATGTTGCCGCGTTACTAGCTGCCTTTTCTACCAAATTATGGCAGGTGTATCTGACTCAAGGTGTGTTCATCTCAATAGGTACAGGCGCAATATGCTTTCCAAACACTACAATAGCCGCACCATGGTTtaggaagaaaagatccCTAGCTCTGGGGATTACCGTGGCCGGTACGGGGGTTGGAGGAATCGTTTTCAACCTCTCCACCCAACgcattattgataattatGATTCCAAGTGGGCGTTGATTTCTCAATGTATCATATGCTCAGTGCTGAGTACTGTAGCGGTGCTTTTGATTAGAACCAGAAGAGACGAGGTTCAGAAGTATTCTGATACGCCCACAACAGCAGTGGCGCTGGATATGTTCAAGTACCCAGTGATATGGTTATTGATCCTTTGGGTGTGTTTCACCATGCTTGGTTATGTTGTTCAGGTCTATTCTCTGTTCTCGTTTACGATTTCTCTCGGCTACACTTCCAAACAAGCCTCGGCGGTGTCCTGTGTTATATGTGTGGGAATCATTGTTGGAAGACCTCTTGTGGGACTTGCCGCCGATAAGTTCGGAGCGGTGACAACAGGGATGTTCTGCCATCTGATTGTAGCTATTCTGTGTTATGGAATGTGGATTCCGTGCAGAAATTACGCAACAGTTGTCGTGTTCGGTCTCTTCGAGGGAATGTTGATGGGATCAATATGGCTACTACTCACTTCCATAATAACACGGTTGGTCGGTTTGCCAAAACTAGAAGCGGTGTATTCGGTAGTGTGGATGTTTCTTGGAGTGTGTGCTATTGTGTCACCTGTGATTGGTATTTCTCTTGCAAAGAACAATGTTAAGCCAGGGGAGAACGCCTACTTGTACACGGCAGTTTATTGTGGAACAGCGTACCTGTTGGCAGCGTTAGCTCTTTGGTGCATTCGCGGTATTATTATCGCACGCGACAAAGTAAGTTTGGTTGAAAAGACTGGCTACGATGATGGTGAGCTACATTTGAGGGTAAACCTTGTCGATGCGCTGAAAGGAATGGCGCACTACGGCAAGTTATATCGAAAGGTGTGAGAAACTTGACAGTGTTGTTCCAAGACGTTGTAGAGACTTTTCCAGTTAGTCAagtattggaagaatgGCTGAATCTAGTGTAGTCCAGGAGAAAGTATATAGCATCTAGTAGTTGAACATCAAATCCAAGCTTATAAACTGAGGATTCTTTGTCCCCTCTCCCATTCGATGTTGATAACCTATTCGTTATTGATCTACATTAACCAATGTGCcaaatagaagaaaccaaagaaaacgtCGAAGAAGCATCGAATCACATGGTAAATATTATTCACTAATAACTCTAACCTCGAATTTAATACCCGGAGCTTTCCATCATTGCCTAAACACAAAGCTGAAATGACAGGCATCAGATTTTGTTCTATCAACGAATCCTTTCTTAAGAGAGTAGAAACATTGTCGGATAACTGCCAAATGCTAAGGCCCCATAATACCAATTACAAAACGCAATGCTTTTGCCACAAACCGATTGCCCATTGCAGAATACGACATCCTCGACATCTCTTGTTACTGCCCCGGCAATGATCTGTTTTACCGCAGAATTGCTCACAGTTGTTGATCgctctttgtttcaaaccACTTGGAGTAGTTACTAATGTGTGGGGCTCGGCTATGGTTTCTGTAAAGGAACCATTTACACTAGCTTGTACCTCCTCGTATTCAATAAAATCAGCTACATTAAAGAGTTCGTGACTAGCGAAAAGGTTTGAAGTTGCAGCAACTGTTGCGAACGATTCCCAACGGTAAAATGACCCGTTTTCGAAGTATGCAGTcacattcaaaaagtaCCCACTACTGTTGTCGGCGGATGAGATAACGGTGAATGTATCGCCAGCTAAACTTTGATCGAACAAACGGAAATTCGGAATGGAACTAGCAAGCAATAAACATTCCAAGCTGACCATCGTATTTGTGCTATCGGACTTATTTGGTTGCTTGAATCAGAAACTTTCAGCAATAAATAATTGTTGCTGGAAGAGTTTAAGCTTCAAGTTGTATTATCTTGGCATTTCTATATCTACGTACCTTTTACATGTGAGGGAATGCGGTTTTATCTTGTAGATGTCTGTTTCACTTACGTTGCTGCATATATTCGTTCCttacattttcaatgcAGTGCAAAAAATGGCTAACAATAaaagcagaagatgaagaaaattgaaaaagtcaAAGAATAACGAAGCTCCGGTATGTGGCTAGTCAGACCTGTGCAGAACCATGCAGACCAGTCCAGCGTTTATTTTCGTTTcctttttcccttttttgCAACTTTTGATGTTGCCTGTATCTCATTCCTTCATGAGCTAGCAATAGCAGGTAATAACGTAGAATGTTGAAgtgaaggaagaagctgcGGGGAAAGTGTGTTCAGCTTTTAGACTTAATTTTCACGGTACTACGTGATCTCTGGAGGAAATAATCCTCAAGCTTGGTTTTTAGGCACTGCGAACTTGTCGCTGAGCATAATTCAACTTAATCCATGTTTTCTGGAGCCTTTAACAATAAATCCTGATTATGCACTGCTTTTCATTCCGTATTAGGTATAATGATTTGGGGTGTTTTGGGATTTTCACTGATCATAGCTCTTAGACTTAATATTTTCGATTGCCTTGAGGTTCAACAACCAGTATTTCTTGGTTATGATCCCACAGCCTCTGTTTGAGCAATTATCTTCGCGTGATAACATTTATCGGAGGAAGTAGatcttttgagaaaaagGCTTGGCACCTACGCTACCTGATATACACAAACAGTAAGCGATGATGACACGTAGCAGTTCCTTTAATGTGGTCCCTGGCACGAATGTGTACCGGTGTCAGGTATCAAACACTAAACACTCATTCGTATTTACCAAAGATATAAAATAGGTGTTGTTTACTGGATCTGTCGTAATATCTTTAGCTGTATATTCACTTAGTATTTTTTGATGATCGGTTTATATATTATCATTTAGACTTCGCTCAGTATAGATAATCTAATACCGCCGCCATGTACATTAGCTTGGTTTATTTGGAAGTTTTATTGTCCTTTTCGCTACTTTCTCCGGCTGCAGCCGCTCCGCTGCCTGATGCAAACTCCACCGCTGTCAACTCACTTGAATTGGATATGGTTTCCAATTCCACTTCagtttgtttcaattccacTAACTATACCATTGATGTTTCTGAGCTCCCTCTTCCAGAATGGTTAGATGACTGGGATTCTTTATTACTTGCTATGCCGTgcgatgatgaaattttcgTTTCTGTTCCAAAAGATCTGGACAGCAACACTACAGCAAAGATACTGGCTTATTCTTTAGCTTCCGGTATTGCAGTTGATAATTGGAATAGTGAACTGCAGAAGAGAGAAAACATTCAGGCAGATCTTGATGCCTTCTGGGAAACAGGCACTGTTGAGCTAGACTCGCTATCAATTGTACACAATTGATTGCACAAGAATGTTGATTCTTTGCGGTTGTAGGGGTGTTTCTGAGGCGTCATTTATTGAACTTGCTAAATAAGAAGCTGAGCTGAGAGCAACTAGGATCAGCATCAAGGCTACAGCACcattatttgaacatcAGATGTAACAAGTATATGGGTagatggtttcttcatccaattttcCCATCTGGATTTGACGACATATTAATTATTGTTCTACAGTAACTTATATGACAGATggaagaaaccaaggagaACACCGTAAGTAATTTACGTAATTAATCGATCACCAATTTAATTATCCACTATTCATAATAACTTCAAGTCAAATGGCTTCCATTTCCATGAATACTACTAACCCTCTAGGCAAAGTCCTTACTATCAAGCATCATGAATATGCAGTCCAACAAATACCAAGGGAAacatcgaagaagaatcgAACAATATGGCAACTAACACTTATTTAACTCTAGCCTTCAATTTATTATCCAAACATTTcatccaaagatttcattATCACCAAAACAAAGACAAACTTCCAATATCATCGGTAATTCTGCCAGCCGCCTAGATCAAGTCCCTAGTGTCAATACTCTTGAGTATTCAGCTCAATAGTAATGCTTAAGTTCTTCCATTTTCTGGGCCGCAGTTCCAAGCTGCATGTGCAAGTAAAAGATGAATACGGGCCATTTGATGAACCCGTTTCTGATCTTCAGTATAAAATAATATGGTATCGATGATACCACTAGGAACCCAATGACAAATTTCACAACAGGATCCATGTTATTCAAGCTTAAATTAGAGTTCCACTGTGGTCTTACTTTAAACTCTTGTCaagttcatcatcttcaaagagttgaGCCTCACTAGGTTTTTTATTAGTAGAAACAGATCTTTACCTGCTGTTATCAGTTAGCTTTTATAGTGGGAACAAGCCTGAAAGCTGTCAACTGTTAGTTGCACATTAACTTCAGAAAATTCTCTTTTCGAACCTTTTCGGATTGGCTGAGCTATCTGTCACAGAAATTAATGTGGCCAGTAGCAGACCGGTGTTCAAATTAAAAAATGTAGTGTCTTGCCAAaacccaaaaaaaattgcCTGTTTCTCAAGCTAAATGTGAAAGTTTGAACGATTTGCAGAGTGATTTTCTGATGAGGCGACCATTTTAATTGGCCTTAAGAGATATGAACAGCTTTCATATATCTCATGGTACATACGTGCAGGAGCTATATTTACTAACCCTATCTGCATTTTGTTGCACCTTGAGATAGTGGAAAATTGCCGGAAAAAACTAATTCGCCGAAGCAGGAAACacttattttttttttttttcaagtaGGAATCTAACTACTCAAGTGgcaggaaaaaaagatgtGCACCAGAGTGTATTACGAACACAGCTTTTGTGTATACATACTACCGAAACATCTTCTCGTAGACAAGCCCGTTGAACATCAGTCCAGTATTAAATAAACCAAACAACTTTAGCACCAAATAATTCAGGCCATGGACGAAAGTGTAGAATCCTCAACTACGGCTTTCCCCAATAGTTTCATCAGTGAGAAAAATATTCACATCGAGTGTTAAGTTTCAATTCACAATTGGATTGAGCATAATGCAGGAACTTTGAGGAGCTTTATCTGCATCTTTTTATGCAGaatgttgatttcaatCTGGTTTTTGTACTGTTAAGTTTCTCACGGTAAATCttataataaaaaatatcaatggtTCCACGGTGCCTGTTGTGCTTCAAAGACATCTGCTCGCTTCTAGGTGTTTTCATTAGCCTTTTATATGGAAAGGCACGACACTTTTTCCACGAGGTTaagcattttcaatttaatACCTTTCAAAGTATTTAAGAGACATCAAATTAGAATTCAATGCCATCATAAGTAGACCTCCTGTCCAAAATGTCAAAGAATTTAACCTATAAGCGGGAAGAGCTCGCTTACATACTGCAAATTCATTAAGTTGAAGTTCAATCCTAGAAGCAAAATCATTAAATTCTGTGCTTGGGTCAAGGGTGCAGGTCGCTGCTTCCTAAATTATTGCGCATTGCCGCTGCTTATATTGAGCGGAGCTTGGAGTGCCTATGAGCATGCCCGTGCTcacgatgatgaaatacATGGTCAAATGGGTGGCGTGTGGTACAGGTACTTCTCGAGTGGAGGCAACTGTGGTTCTACAGTAGAACAGAAAACAATTGCTGGTGCTATCAAGGGAGTCATTGATTCAGTTGAGCCTAACTGGTTTTCTGACATCTATTGTATCACCATGTGTCGCGGTGATACATGGCATGGAACTTTGTTAATTGGTCCAGATCCTTCTGCTATGACTGCAACATGCAGTGGGGCACACAAAGGTAACTATGAAATGGATCTCGAAAAGCTCACTGCTCCATGGAGCCGCAACAACCAAGACAGTAACTACTAATCTTTACCCTTTTTTGTTCAACCAAtaaatgataatattttcaGATAGGGAACGTAACAATCAAGGCCACGCATGACAGTATTTAGTAACTGATCAGAGATTTGCGAAATTTATTCTTATGTAAAACGTATCCTAAGACACTATCGTGctctttgattttgtaattctatcaaaaggcgtcttttttttttgtctgTTATCACTTGACAAGGTCTCGTCAGTGGCTTCCATGAAGAAAGACCCTCCGTAATATATATTGCGTTAGAAATGAACTGCAAGCTACTTCTTTTTATGACCGTTAATGGATACACAAGTGTTGAGTAGGTAATTCATAACAAAGCGAACCGCCTGGCACATTAACATGGCTATGGGTATTGCCATCATATATTGTTTTAAGTGTACGCAATGTAGCGGACTGCCTATTTCAATTGACGTGGCAATATCTGCTTCTCAGTatctttttattctttcatGGCATTAAAGGGATTATTCCCTGCCGCCATCTTTTTAAACATTGTAGAATATGAAGCTGAAAGTATGACGAACTAGGATCAAAAATACTGCACTTGATTACAGTAACATAATCCAGAAACTATATATTAATGGGTTTTTTCTCTCGATATTCCTTCTGGAATCGTTGATTTCCTGACCAATTATgctgtatatatatatatatatatctcAGGCTACAtaaaagaaaccaaggagaATGTTATAAGTCGATACTCCACTCTCGGCCCCAAATATTATCAACTGCAACACTGAGTCGATAGCCCAACATCAATGTTAATTCTACTAACTCTGGAATAACCCCTAGCTCCAATACCACTCAGTACTATTCAGTATCCAGTTCAACAACAAATACATATATCTGCCTCTACATTTTCTCCCAACCTATTCCCTCTCCCCTatcttcctttttcaattttccaTCTCAAATATTGTTCGCTTCTCGCCCATTTGAGAAATACATGACAAAAAGATCATGAAAAGGCTATAGAGTAAGAAGTCCTAAAAAGAAGTGCTAGACGAAAAGTCTCGGCAGTACTTTTCTTGGAACAGATATAAGTATGTATTATTCCTTAGAATTGTAGGAGCCATTTCTAAGGAGCCATTTTACTGAACCATTACTAATATGAAGGTGAGAATAATACGAACTGAGATCAAAGCTACAAAGTCCGATGATTAACAAACCAATCCaaaaagtatataagtagaaggtttcttcatccaatgTTCCCATCTGAATTTGACGGCATAACGATCACTGTCCTACACTGAATTATATGCCACACAGAACAAAACAAGTAAAAGATTTTCAATAACACTACTCAGTATCCTGTCCAAAATAATATGTTTTGGAACTCCGAGAAAGTTTCTGTCACCCTTCAATTGGACACACATGATCTAATACCGATGTCTATCGCAAGAGATGTAAGTCAATGGCTTCGTCATTTGGAAAATGGAATTGAGTGCGTTAAAAATTGCTCTTATTCCAGAGAGTTCATTTGAGAGAAACTGCTTTGTAGGAATATTAAAACTTCCTATGACCCTCCGATGTGGGACAACGTAGCATTTTTCAAGACTGATAGGCATTCAGTGGAAAATATTATGAATACTATTATAACGAGAAGATCGCTGCGGGAAGGTCCTCCAACATTAtctttatttgaagatgatccATCAGACAGAAAGTCAAGATCTAACTTCATGCTCCAGTATATCAGTAGTAATGAAACTGTATCTGAATCGGGcatctctttcaaattgatattctATCAATCGCAAGTTTCCTACTTTTTTCTAAGAGGCATACGAAAACCGAAAACAGGGTTCGCATTTTAGACAGGTCGGCAACATAACAATAAAAAGGTGTAAATAGTCAAAGGGGACTTTGTTTTAAGGTTGCAGAACCTCAGAGAAAAAGGTTGAACTTAGTTTTTctcaatgaaaaaatgcGGGTACTTGGAATGCCAAGTAAAAACAATTCCCTTCAGTAATATTTTGAGTACTCCTTGAAAGGATGTGAAGGAAGGCACAGCCACTTGCTTTGTAATTTAAGAAAAGATATCTCGAGGATGTAGTAGGCGGATAGAGCGCGTtatgaaaaatgaacaattCAATCATTCCGGGTGTTGGTGTGTAGTGACGAAATCAACTGACCCATAGACGTCCGGCAGTAGATAGCTAACTACACTTCCGAATAGTGCTGAAACTATTTACTTAGAGCGCTGCAAACACTAATCCCCATTGTACGCTTATTATTCTATCAGTTCAGTATTTATTTCGTGAATTGCACCCTGTGAGTGGTACAGTATGTATACGGACTCCACACGCCCACAAATTTTTTATAGATGGTTCCGTTCAATAATTTGATAAGCATGTAATCTCTTCTCCGCCCAGCCTTTATTTCCGCCTTTCAAGTTTGGTTGGTTGAACTGACAATGACAGCCTAGTACAAGTTTTCCCCGTCCAAAATTTACGCACCTCGTTTTGACCCAAGTAATGCAAATTCAATTTGGTAGCTTAGATTTAACACTTTGATACAATTCCGATAGCCACTTACTGTATGACCGACAGATATATCCTGTTGAAAGGTGCATTGGCCTTCTTTGCCAATTTCATAACATGAGAGATGACTATACTTCTTAAGCTACGATAATAGAAATATTTTCACTTAGATCCATGGTATATATAATGTGCACCAGCGATGAATAGACACAGGCTCCTGTTGTAaggtttttctttgatggaGAATAGTAAAAAGAGAGCTTAACATTATTACCTTTGCTTTAAGTAGTCATGCACAACAACCCTGTCTTAAAGATGGAGAATGATCAAATTGAGGATGGTGTTGGTCATCGCAAAGAGGGAGCCGctgaaaagatcaatgaAATGGATGAGGATTCCAAGAAAGGTGTCCAGTTTTCTGGAGTGTGTGATGGAATGAAACAAACTAAATCACTGGTAATTCGTAAAACAGAAATAATGGCCTCTCAGTATAATACATGGTATTCACAGGTGCTGTTTCTGTCTTGTGCATTTCTTTGCGCTTATGGCTATTCATTAGATAGTAGCATCAGATATGTTTATATGACCTATGCTACGAATTCTTACAATACCCATTCGCTCCTCTCGACTATAAGTATCATCAATATGATGATTTCAGCTGTCGCTCAGCTTTTCTTTGCTGGATTGTCTGATGTGTTTGGAAGATTGCGTTTAATGATTGTAGCCATTTTATTTTATGTCGTAGGAACCGTGATCCAATCCCAGGCTTATGACATTCAGAGATATGCTGCTGGCTCTGTGTTTTACAATATTGGAGTTGTTGGTGTAATGTTGCAGGTTTCGTTATTCTTGGCAGATAATTCGTCTTTAAAATGGAGACTGCTGTATTCTTTCGTTCCTGCATGGCCAGCTATCATCAACATGTGGGTTTCAGGAAATATTGTTAAGGCTGCAAATCCATTGGTGAACTGGTCATGGAATATCGCTATGTGGGCTTTTATTCTTCCATTAAGTTGCGTACCACTATTATGCTGTGTGGTTCATATGAGATGGAAAGCTAGTAAAACACCGGAATGGCAGGAACTAGAAAGCGAATTGACATTTTATCAAAAGCATGGGTTTGTTCATACAATTGTTGAGGTATTCTGGAAAGTGGATATTGTCGGATTGTTACTGTTAACTGCATCTATGGGTTGTATTTTGGTTCCTTTAACCATCGCGGGTGGTATATCTGAACAGTGGAATAATGGTAAGATTATTGGACCGCTGGTTCTTGGGGTTTTCCTTGTTCCACTGACCATATATTGGGAAAGCAACTGGGCCAAGGTGCCCTTTGCGCCTTTCCTTTTGTTGAAAGACAGAGGAATCTGGGCACCAATGTCGATAATGTTTTTGGTATGCTTTATCTATCAAATGGCAGCTGGCTATCTCTACACAATTTTGCTGGTCAGCATGAACCAAACTGAACTTTCTGCAACCAGGATAATGAATTTGTATAGCTTTGTTGCTGGAATCTATTCTCCTATTTTTGGCTTCGTCGTTGCTAGGACAGGGAGGCTAAAGTCATTTATGCTTGTTGGTTGCTGCTTATATTTCCTAGTTATGGGTTTGTTCTACAGGTACAGAGGTGGTCTTGGAGCTGAATCAGGTATAATTGGTGCCATGGTGGTTTGGGGTATAGCCAGTTGCATGTACACATACCCAGTTACCACTTCCGCCCAGTCAGTTACTAGCCACGAAAACATGGCAACAGTGACTGCAATGCTACTAACAATATTTAGAATAGGAGGTGCCGTTGGAGCTTCAGTGTCAGGTGCCATCTGGACCAATTTATTATATCCAAAACTGCTTCAGAATCTTGGTGATGTAGAGTTGGCTTCGGCTGCTTACACTGCACCATTGACTTTTATTGTTTCTCATCCCTGGAACACTGAAGTAAGAACTGCAATGATTGATGCATACCGTCATGTGCAGAAATACGAAGTTCTTGTCGGATTGATTTTTGTCGCACCGATGCTTGTTTTGACTTTCTGCCTCAGAGATCCAGAATTGACTGACGATTATGGCCAAAAGCTTGCTGAAGGTCAATGTGTGCAGACAGAAGGTGAAGATCCAATCGCCGAATGGTTCTCTGATCGCTTTAAAAAATTAAAACGCCGAGTTTAAACTCCGCTCGAAAGTTAAATTTccatacatatatattaatATGTACTTATATATACGACAATCATTGATAGGC
This window encodes:
- a CDS encoding uncharacterized protein (conserved hypothetical protein), translating into MSSHPFQVIDLCAPAEETSRLLLEAANTQGFLFIDGHSFSQQQVDALFRLSMEYFTNTPHHEKLQYAFDVAKNYGYTDYTREQGDPSKAKDFKECYNFGSINFSNGTYNGQSRSTSENCMQHGEVPPLFTYHNDLIVDSIKKFHELARNIMGLFTVALGIIQEDFFVSRFSDDKKNGCVMRLLHYPLFRDDGVDGSSGIDPTLRIGPHSDYGALTLLLQKEGEQGLEVQLDPGCDQWTKVPFLTSRYEGSAPPIVVNFGDMLSFWTKGVIRSTKHRVKIDPGETRSSDRYSIVFFTHPDADTTLDPVPSRVIESNSNGIGAPPVTAYEYLSAHLSRVINSIPSHDGMV
- a CDS encoding MCT family MFS transporter (similar to uniprot|P36032 Saccharomyces cerevisiae YKL221W MCH2 Protein with similarity to mammalian monocarboxylate permeases which are involved in transport of monocarboxylic acids across the plasma membrane mutant is not deficient in monocarboxylate transport), giving the protein MSATLQSIMSENNTTFREKGEAATSLETSNISSAGELKDPGRLEKEQTIYEFETVPEDEDDSYNKIKVPDGGYGWVVVFSSFLLNFCTSGASYGYGVYLSYYMDSGKYETGGKLDYAAIGGLSFGVGVLFSPLYNYILINTSPRKLISLGIVIQNVAALLAAFSTKLWQVYLTQGVFISIGTGAICFPNTTIAAPWFRKKRSLALGITVAGTGVGGIVFNLSTQRIIDNYDSKWALISQCIICSVLSTVAVLLIRTRRDEVQKYSDTPTTAVALDMFKYPVIWLLILWVCFTMLGYVVQVYSLFSFTISLGYTSKQASAVSCVICVGIIVGRPLVGLAADKFGAVTTGMFCHLIVAILCYGMWIPCRNYATVVVFGLFEGMLMGSIWLLLTSIITRLVGLPKLEAVYSVVWMFLGVCAIVSPVIGISLAKNNVKPGENAYLYTAVYCGTAYLLAALALWCIRGIIIARDKVSLVEKTGYDDGELHLRVNLVDALKGMAHYGKLYRKV
- a CDS encoding uncharacterized protein (conserved hypothetical protein) encodes the protein MVSLECLLLASSIPNFRLFDQSLAGDTFTVISSADNSSGYFLNVTAYFENGSFYRWESFATVAATSNLFASHELFNVADFIEYEEVQASVNGSFTETIAEPHTLVTTPSGLKQRAINNCEQFCGKTDHCRGSNKRCRGCRILQWAIGLWQKHCVL
- a CDS encoding uncharacterized protein (no similarity), with translation MYISLVYLEVLLSFSLLSPAAAAPLPDANSTAVNSLELDMVSNSTSVCFNSTNYTIDVSELPLPEWLDDWDSLLLAMPCDDEIFVSVPKDLDSNTTAKILAYSLASGIAVDNWNSELQKRENIQADLDAFWETGTVELDSLSIVHN
- the CSS2 gene encoding Css2p (conserved hypothetical protein); its protein translation is MGGVWYRYFSSGGNCGSTVEQKTIAGAIKGVIDSVEPNWFSDIYCITMCRGDTWHGTLLIGPDPSAMTATCSGAHKGNYEMDLEKLTAPWSRNNQDSNY
- a CDS encoding uncharacterized protein (no similarity) codes for the protein MWDNVAFFKTDRHSVENIMNTIITRRSLREGPPTLSLFEDDPSDRKSRSNFMLQYISSNETVSESGISFKLIFYQSQVSYFFLRGIRKPKTGFAF
- the GEX1 gene encoding glutathione exchanger (similar to uniprot|P38724 Saccharomyces cerevisiae YHL047C ARN2 Transporter member of the ARN family of transporters that specifically recognize siderophore-iron chelates responsible for uptake of iron bound to the siderophore triacetylfusarinine C), translated to MHNNPVLKMENDQIEDGVGHRKEGAAEKINEMDEDSKKGVQFSGVCDGMKQTKSLVIRKTEIMASQYNTWYSQVLFLSCAFLCAYGYSLDSSIRYVYMTYATNSYNTHSLLSTISIINMMISAVAQLFFAGLSDVFGRLRLMIVAILFYVVGTVIQSQAYDIQRYAAGSVFYNIGVVGVMLQVSLFLADNSSLKWRLLYSFVPAWPAIINMWVSGNIVKAANPLVNWSWNIAMWAFILPLSCVPLLCCVVHMRWKASKTPEWQELESELTFYQKHGFVHTIVEVFWKVDIVGLLLLTASMGCILVPLTIAGGISEQWNNGKIIGPLVLGVFLVPLTIYWESNWAKVPFAPFLLLKDRGIWAPMSIMFLVCFIYQMAAGYLYTILLVSMNQTELSATRIMNLYSFVAGIYSPIFGFVVARTGRLKSFMLVGCCLYFLVMGLFYRYRGGLGAESGIIGAMVVWGIASCMYTYPVTTSAQSVTSHENMATVTAMLLTIFRIGGAVGASVSGAIWTNLLYPKLLQNLGDVELASAAYTAPLTFIVSHPWNTEVRTAMIDAYRHVQKYEVLVGLIFVAPMLVLTFCLRDPELTDDYGQKLAEGQCVQTEGEDPIAEWFSDRFKKLKRRV